A DNA window from Oncorhynchus tshawytscha isolate Ot180627B linkage group LG13, Otsh_v2.0, whole genome shotgun sequence contains the following coding sequences:
- the LOC112264871 gene encoding dyslexia-associated protein KIAA0319-like protein isoform X2 → MEGKHSETLKLSKLTVGLYEFEVTVDGDGAHGEGYVNVTVKPEPRVNKLPVAVVSPKFQEISLPTSSTVIDGSQSTDDDKVVAWHWEEVKGPLREEKVSADTQILTLTGLVPGNYTFSLTVTDSDGAQSSTQATLSVNKAVDYRPVANAGPNQVITLPRNAVTLHGNQSTDDHEPLAYEWSLSPESKGKVVEMQGVRTPALQLSAMQEGDYTFQLTVTDTAGQQDTAQVTVIVQPENNKPPVADAGPEKELTLPVDRTTLDGSKSTDDQNIFTYHWKQSKGPDGVKIENADGAVATVTGLQVGEYEFSLTVTDERKLASTDTVTVIVREELDQPPIAHVQSSPAISLPLRTAALDGSHSTDDKGGVGYLWTRDDSSPAAGDVLNNSDHQAVLFLTNLVEGKYSFTLTVTDSKGQSSSDRGTVEVKPDVWQRDLVELVLEVSVSQVSHRQRDMLLRQVGVLLGVLDSDIIVREVSAFNEHSTRLVFLVSGGPGRPPLSGHSVALGLRNKLRKQKNDFLIFKARRVDTVICQLNCSSHGDCDSFTRTCICQPFWMENFIKGQLWDQESNCEWSVLYVTIASFMIVVAIATFVWGMVCCCRGRKGKMRHKSKSRYKMLNGEEQDGLELHPPRAGRMKPAPAPSSSALMRSDSDLDSDDGQGGVPWTDRERGHLLRPHNGTLENGQGPTRNKKQREELL, encoded by the exons atggaggggaaacACAGCGAGACACTCAAACTCAGCAAG CTGACGGTGGGACTGTATGAGTTTGAGGTGACCGTGGACGGTGACGGAGCACACGGAGAGGGCTATGTCAACGTCACAGTCAAACCCG AGCCACGGGTAAACAAGCTCCCCGTCGCTGTGGTTTCCCCAAAGTTCCAGGAGATATCCTTGCCAACCAGCTCCACCGTGATCGACGGCAGCC AGAGCACAGACGATGACAAGGTGGTGGCGTGGCactgggaggaggtgaagggCCCACTGAGGGAGGAGAAGGTCTCTGCAGACACCCAAATCCTCACCCTCACCGGCCTGGTCCCGGGGAACTACACATTCAG TCTGACTGTTACGGACTCGGACGGGGCCCAGAGCTCCACCCAGGCCACGCTGTCGGTCAACAAGGCCGTGGACTACCGGCCGGTGGCCAACGCCGGGCCCAACCAGGTCATCACGCTCCCGCGCAACGCTGTCACACTACATGGCAACCAGAGCACGGACGACCACGAGCCGCTGGCCTACGAGTGGTCGCTCAGCCCCGAGAGCAAGGGCAAGGTGGTGGAGATGCAG GGCGTCCGGACTCCCGCTCTGCAGCTGTCTGCCATGCAGGAAGGAGACTACACCTTCCAGCTCACTGTCACAGACACAGCCGGACAGCAGGACACGGCACAGGTCACTGTTATCGTCCAGCCAG AGAACAATAAGCCCCCAGTAGCAGACGCCGGTCCAGAGAAGGAGCTGACCCTACCTGTGGACCGCACCACTCTGGACGGCAGCAAGAGCACGGACGACCAGAATATCTTCACCTACCACTGGAAACAGAGCAA gggtcCGGACGGAGTGAAGATCGAGAATGCCGATGGCGCCGTTGCCACGGTGACGGGGCTGCAGGTGGGCGAGTACGAGTTCAGTCTGACCGTGACGGACGAGAGGAAGCTGGCGAGCACCGACACGGTCACGGTCATCGTCCGAGAGG AGTTAGACCAACCCCCAATAGCCCATGTCCAGTCCAGCCCGGCCATCTCTCTGCCCCTGCGGACTGCAGCCCTGGACGGCTCCCACTCCACAGACGACAAGGGTGGAGTCGGCTACTTGTGGACCCGTGACGACAGTAGTCCTGCAGCAGGG GACGTACTGAACAACTCTGACCACCAGGCAGTGCTGTTTCTCACTAACCTGGTGGAGGGAAAGTACAGCTTCACTCTGACTGTGACAGACAGCAAGGGCCAGAGCAGCTCAGACAGAGGGACTGTAGAGGTCAAACCGG acgTGTGGCAGCGTGACCTGGTGGAGCTGGTGCTGGAGGTGTCTGTGTCCCAGGTGTCCCACCGCCAGAGAGACATGCTGCTCAGACAGGTGGGAGTGCTGCTGGGCGTGCTCGACAGTGACATCATCGTACGGGAGGTCAGCGCCTTCAACGAGCACAG taCTCGACTGGTGTTCTTGGTGTCTGGGGGTCCGGGTCGCCCCCCACTGTCCGGTCACAGTGTGGCTCTGGGGCTGCGCAACAAGCTACGCAAACAGAAGAACGACTTCCTCATCTTCAAGGCACGGCGGGTGGACACAGTCA TCTGCCAGCTGAACTGCTCCAGTCACGGGGATTGCGACTCGTTCACGCGGACCTGTATCTGCCAACCCTTCTGGATGGAGAATTTCATCAAAGGACAGCTGTGGGACCAAGAGAGCAACTGTG AATGGAGTGTGCTGTATGTGACCATAGCATCCTTCATGATCGTGGTTGCCATCGCGACCTTTGTCTGGGGAATGGTGTGTTGTTGCCGCGG GCGTAAGGGTAAAATGCGCCACAAGAGCAAAAGCCGCTATAAGATGCTTAATGGCGAAGAGCAGGACGGCCTGGAGCTACACCCACCCCGagctg GCCGAATGAAGCCGGCCCCCGCCCCCTCGTCCTCAGCCCTCATGCGCTCTGACTCAGACTTGGACAGTGACGACGGCCAGGGAGGGGTCCCATGGACAGACAGGGAACGAGGACACCTCCTCCGACCCCACAACGGCACCCTGGAAAACGGCCAGGGCCCCACCAGGAACAAAAAGCAAAGAGAGGAGCTGCTATAG
- the LOC112264868 gene encoding adenylyl cyclase-associated protein 1, which translates to MAALASLVQRLEVAVSRLEAVSGGGGGGGGGSAGGSTGGSGVVAAYVEAYDAIITGSVGQYMTLSQQIGGDVQKHADMMKQAFSCQRQLLVTASGSQKPSDASLTALLTPVSKVIQQVQTFREQNRSSPLFNHLSAISESVPALGWVAMAPKPGPYVKEMQDAAQFYTNRVLKDYKEKDQKHVDWVKAYLSIWTELQNYIKQHHTTGLAWSKSGPVASASAANPAGGAPPPPGPPPPPMDFSGSSGGGGDQGPDTRNALFASLNKGADITKGLKHVPKDQMTHKNPNLRTQTGPVCTGPKPFSSPKTEATAAPSRKLPPVLELDGKKWKVENQEGVQGMVISDTELKQVVYAFKCNNSTLQIKGKINSITLDNCKKLGLVFDDVVGIVEVINCRDVKVQVLGKVPTISINKTDGCHVYLSKDSLECEIVSAKSSEMNVLVPGNDGDYTEIPVPEQFKTVWDGKKLVTTCTEIAG; encoded by the exons ATGGCGGCGTTGGCAAGTCTGGTGCAGCGGCTGGAGGTGGCTGTGAGTCGTTTGGAGGCGGTGTCGGGCGGTGGAGGTGGCGGTGGCGGTGGCTCTGCTGGAGGCTCTACTGGAGGCTCTGGAG TCGTGGCAGCTTACGTGGAGGCCTATGATGCCATCATCACGGGCTCTGTTGGCCAGTACATGACCCTCAGCCAGCAGATAGGGGGCGACGTCCAGAAGCAT gcgGACATGATGAAGCAGGCGTTCTCATGTCAGAGACAGCTCCTTGTCACCGCCTCCGGCTCCCAGAAGCCCTCTGAT GCATCCTTGACTGCTCTCCTGACCCCCGTCTCCAAAGTGATCCAGCAGGTGCAGACGTTCCGCGAGCAGAACCGCTCCTCGCCCCTCTTCAACCACCTCTCGGCCATCAGCGAAAGCGTGCCTGCCCTCGGCTGGGTCGCCATG GCTCCTAAGCCAGGTCcctatgtgaaggagatgcagGATGCTGCCCAGTTCTACACCAACCGGGTGCTCAAGGACTACAAGGAGAA GGACCAGAAGCATGTGGACTGGGTTAAGGCCTACCTGTCTATCTGGACTGAACTTCAGAACTACATCAAACAGCACCACACCACCGGACTGGCCTGGAGCAAGAGC GGTCCAGTAGCCTCGGCCTCTGCAGCTAACCCTGCCGGTGGCGCTCCTCCTCCCCCcggccctcctccccctcccatgGACTTCAGCGGGTCGTCTGGCGGTGGCGGAGACCAGGGGCCCGACACCCGTAATGCCCTCTTCGCCTCCCTCAACAAGGGAGCTGACATCACCAAGG GCCTGAAGCACGTGCCCAAAGACCAAATGACTCACAAGAATCCCAACCTGAGGACCCAGACCGGTCCGGTGTGCACAGGGCCCAAGCCCTTCAGCTCCCCCAAGACAGAGGCCACCGCCGCCCCCTCTCGCAAGCTGCCCCCCGTTCTGGAGCTTGACGGCAAAAAGTGGAAAGTG GAGAACCAAGAGGGTGTCCAGGGCATGGTGATCAGCGACACAGAGCTCAAGCAGGTGGTCTACGCCTTCAAGTGTAACAACAGCACCCTGCAGATCAAGGGCAAGATAAACTCCATCACTTTAG ACAACTGTAAGAAACTGGGTCTGGTCTTTGACGACGTCGTGGGCATCGTAGAGGTTATCAACTGCAGGGACGTCAAGGTTCAG GTCTTGGGCAAGGTtcccaccatctccatcaacaaGACTGACGGTTGCCACGTGTACCTGAGCAAAGATTCGCTGGAGTGTGAGATCGTCAGCGCCAAGAGCTCAGAGATGAACGTGCTGGTACCTGGTAATGACGGAGACTAT ACTGAGATCCCTGTTCCTGAGCAGTTCAAGACTGTCtgggatggcaagaagcttgtcACCACTTGTACAGAGATCGCTGGATAG
- the LOC112264871 gene encoding dyslexia-associated protein KIAA0319-like protein isoform X1 encodes MSYAYQNLFSWSRPRLTQPHLLFLSLSFLCRLVAPAGVSAEICRVTGGVLGIHWSSVVDLGWRPLAVGRGSASCWDSCCLEPACSAVWSLGGHCVLLNCSNRGVCEVTSLPQPHIESLGLLQLFSKGTTTARRRRLRRAQTGKRSEAVSQKHGSEHKRSSTGVSKDEELPAPTVGGTSGGAFPQTSDKNHSQLTDGSGEVPSPSQQNSKSEDTIGPASSNSSSVLPANAPTITTSPTQAVRELVVSAGESVEVTLPRNEVELNAFVVPEPQPGTDYAFDWLLRTHPKDYSGEMEGKHSETLKLSKLTVGLYEFEVTVDGDGAHGEGYVNVTVKPEPRVNKLPVAVVSPKFQEISLPTSSTVIDGSQSTDDDKVVAWHWEEVKGPLREEKVSADTQILTLTGLVPGNYTFSLTVTDSDGAQSSTQATLSVNKAVDYRPVANAGPNQVITLPRNAVTLHGNQSTDDHEPLAYEWSLSPESKGKVVEMQGVRTPALQLSAMQEGDYTFQLTVTDTAGQQDTAQVTVIVQPENNKPPVADAGPEKELTLPVDRTTLDGSKSTDDQNIFTYHWKQSKGPDGVKIENADGAVATVTGLQVGEYEFSLTVTDERKLASTDTVTVIVREELDQPPIAHVQSSPAISLPLRTAALDGSHSTDDKGGVGYLWTRDDSSPAAGDVLNNSDHQAVLFLTNLVEGKYSFTLTVTDSKGQSSSDRGTVEVKPDVWQRDLVELVLEVSVSQVSHRQRDMLLRQVGVLLGVLDSDIIVREVSAFNEHSTRLVFLVSGGPGRPPLSGHSVALGLRNKLRKQKNDFLIFKARRVDTVICQLNCSSHGDCDSFTRTCICQPFWMENFIKGQLWDQESNCEWSVLYVTIASFMIVVAIATFVWGMVCCCRGRKGKMRHKSKSRYKMLNGEEQDGLELHPPRAGRMKPAPAPSSSALMRSDSDLDSDDGQGGVPWTDRERGHLLRPHNGTLENGQGPTRNKKQREELL; translated from the exons ATGTCCTATGCATATCAGAACCTGTTTAGCTGGAGTCGACCTCGACTGACACAGCCACATCTCCTCTTCCTATCACTGAGCTTCTTGTGCCGCTTAGTTGCTCCCGCAG gtgtatctgctGAGATCTGCAGGGTGACGGGGGGAGTGTTGGGGATCCACTGGAGTAGCGTGGTCGATTTAGGCTGGCGCCCCCTGGCCGTGGGGAGGGGCAGCGCCAGCTGCTGGGACTCCTGCTGCCTTGAGCCAGCCTGCAGTGCCGTCTGGAGCCTGGGGGGGCACTGTGTGCTGCTGAACTGCTCCAACAGAGGAGTCTGTGAAGTCacatctctcccccagccccacaTTGAGTCCCTGGGGCTCCTACAGCTATTTTCAAAGGGCACCACCACAGCTCGGAGGAGAAGGCTCAGGCGGGCACAAACAGGAAAGAGAAGTGAGGCCGTAAGCCAGAAACATGGGTCGGAGCACAAACGTTCTAGCACT GGAGTTTCCAAGGATGAAGAGCTTCCGGCTCCAACAGTCGGCGGCACCAGCGGAGGAGCTTTCCCTCAAACATCTGATAAGAATCACAGCCAgcttactgatggaagtggagAAGTGCCATCACCCTCACAGCAGAACTCTAAATCAGAGGATACCATAGGCCCAGCATCTTCCAACAGCAGCTCTGTGCTTCCCGCTAATGCTCCTACAATCACTACATCACCAACCCAGGCTG TCCGGGAATTGGTGGTGTCGGCAGGCGAGAGTGTGGAGGTCACGCTGCCGCGCAACGAGGTAGAACTCAACGCCTTTGTGGTGCCAGAGCCCCAGCCAG GGACCGACTATGCATTTGACTGGCTCTTGAGGACTCACCCCAAAGACtacagtggagagatggaggggaaacACAGCGAGACACTCAAACTCAGCAAG CTGACGGTGGGACTGTATGAGTTTGAGGTGACCGTGGACGGTGACGGAGCACACGGAGAGGGCTATGTCAACGTCACAGTCAAACCCG AGCCACGGGTAAACAAGCTCCCCGTCGCTGTGGTTTCCCCAAAGTTCCAGGAGATATCCTTGCCAACCAGCTCCACCGTGATCGACGGCAGCC AGAGCACAGACGATGACAAGGTGGTGGCGTGGCactgggaggaggtgaagggCCCACTGAGGGAGGAGAAGGTCTCTGCAGACACCCAAATCCTCACCCTCACCGGCCTGGTCCCGGGGAACTACACATTCAG TCTGACTGTTACGGACTCGGACGGGGCCCAGAGCTCCACCCAGGCCACGCTGTCGGTCAACAAGGCCGTGGACTACCGGCCGGTGGCCAACGCCGGGCCCAACCAGGTCATCACGCTCCCGCGCAACGCTGTCACACTACATGGCAACCAGAGCACGGACGACCACGAGCCGCTGGCCTACGAGTGGTCGCTCAGCCCCGAGAGCAAGGGCAAGGTGGTGGAGATGCAG GGCGTCCGGACTCCCGCTCTGCAGCTGTCTGCCATGCAGGAAGGAGACTACACCTTCCAGCTCACTGTCACAGACACAGCCGGACAGCAGGACACGGCACAGGTCACTGTTATCGTCCAGCCAG AGAACAATAAGCCCCCAGTAGCAGACGCCGGTCCAGAGAAGGAGCTGACCCTACCTGTGGACCGCACCACTCTGGACGGCAGCAAGAGCACGGACGACCAGAATATCTTCACCTACCACTGGAAACAGAGCAA gggtcCGGACGGAGTGAAGATCGAGAATGCCGATGGCGCCGTTGCCACGGTGACGGGGCTGCAGGTGGGCGAGTACGAGTTCAGTCTGACCGTGACGGACGAGAGGAAGCTGGCGAGCACCGACACGGTCACGGTCATCGTCCGAGAGG AGTTAGACCAACCCCCAATAGCCCATGTCCAGTCCAGCCCGGCCATCTCTCTGCCCCTGCGGACTGCAGCCCTGGACGGCTCCCACTCCACAGACGACAAGGGTGGAGTCGGCTACTTGTGGACCCGTGACGACAGTAGTCCTGCAGCAGGG GACGTACTGAACAACTCTGACCACCAGGCAGTGCTGTTTCTCACTAACCTGGTGGAGGGAAAGTACAGCTTCACTCTGACTGTGACAGACAGCAAGGGCCAGAGCAGCTCAGACAGAGGGACTGTAGAGGTCAAACCGG acgTGTGGCAGCGTGACCTGGTGGAGCTGGTGCTGGAGGTGTCTGTGTCCCAGGTGTCCCACCGCCAGAGAGACATGCTGCTCAGACAGGTGGGAGTGCTGCTGGGCGTGCTCGACAGTGACATCATCGTACGGGAGGTCAGCGCCTTCAACGAGCACAG taCTCGACTGGTGTTCTTGGTGTCTGGGGGTCCGGGTCGCCCCCCACTGTCCGGTCACAGTGTGGCTCTGGGGCTGCGCAACAAGCTACGCAAACAGAAGAACGACTTCCTCATCTTCAAGGCACGGCGGGTGGACACAGTCA TCTGCCAGCTGAACTGCTCCAGTCACGGGGATTGCGACTCGTTCACGCGGACCTGTATCTGCCAACCCTTCTGGATGGAGAATTTCATCAAAGGACAGCTGTGGGACCAAGAGAGCAACTGTG AATGGAGTGTGCTGTATGTGACCATAGCATCCTTCATGATCGTGGTTGCCATCGCGACCTTTGTCTGGGGAATGGTGTGTTGTTGCCGCGG GCGTAAGGGTAAAATGCGCCACAAGAGCAAAAGCCGCTATAAGATGCTTAATGGCGAAGAGCAGGACGGCCTGGAGCTACACCCACCCCGagctg GCCGAATGAAGCCGGCCCCCGCCCCCTCGTCCTCAGCCCTCATGCGCTCTGACTCAGACTTGGACAGTGACGACGGCCAGGGAGGGGTCCCATGGACAGACAGGGAACGAGGACACCTCCTCCGACCCCACAACGGCACCCTGGAAAACGGCCAGGGCCCCACCAGGAACAAAAAGCAAAGAGAGGAGCTGCTATAG